A stretch of the Sulfolobus acidocaldarius SUSAZ genome encodes the following:
- a CDS encoding TQO small subunit DoxD — protein sequence MGSVFRDEIWSTVVRISLASIWLYASVFGKLLNPGFLDPNSDEFVGLTIQYLSQGSIIRNFLYAVAFPHPIITGIIVMVGEMIFGLTMLLGLGVKLSAVTGFYTNLIYFLSASWTGAEEYGLNLLMMILNLYFLLNNPGRYSLDNLLSQDVMSNTKIWVATGSIIYLGVILSLLIYGL from the coding sequence ATGGGTAGTGTGTTTAGAGACGAAATATGGTCTACCGTGGTCAGGATATCCTTAGCGTCAATATGGTTATATGCCAGTGTGTTTGGGAAACTGCTTAACCCAGGGTTTCTTGACCCTAATTCAGACGAGTTTGTAGGGCTTACGATTCAGTACCTATCTCAGGGGTCAATCATAAGGAACTTCCTGTACGCAGTCGCCTTTCCTCATCCCATTATTACAGGTATTATAGTAATGGTAGGGGAGATGATATTTGGTCTGACCATGCTACTGGGATTAGGGGTAAAGCTCAGTGCAGTCACAGGTTTCTACACAAACTTAATCTATTTTTTATCTGCAAGCTGGACAGGGGCAGAGGAATATGGGCTAAACCTGTTGATGATGATATTGAACCTTTACTTCCTGCTTAATAATCCAGGAAGATATAGCCTAGATAACTTATTATCACAGGACGTGATGTCTAATACCAAGATTTGGGTCGCCACAGGGTCAATAATATACTTAGGTGTGATACTGTCGCTTTTAATATATGGTTTATGA
- a CDS encoding DsrE family protein: MKRVSYIVESPLGNYILGQMIVPQMEENRHYVEVKGMFFIDNNVYLLMKGNPLAERLARLSRERGIYLQACDQCTYMRNLADKLIEEAKIGCFPDFYKKVIDETDFIITI; this comes from the coding sequence TTGAAGAGGGTATCGTACATAGTTGAGTCACCCTTAGGTAATTACATATTGGGACAAATGATAGTCCCTCAAATGGAGGAAAACAGGCACTATGTGGAAGTCAAGGGAATGTTCTTTATAGACAACAACGTATATCTTCTTATGAAGGGAAATCCGCTTGCAGAGAGGTTAGCAAGACTGAGCAGGGAGAGGGGCATATACTTACAAGCCTGTGACCAGTGTACTTACATGAGGAATCTTGCTGATAAACTTATTGAGGAGGCAAAGATAGGCTGTTTTCCGGACTTTTATAAAAAGGTAATAGATGAGACAGATTTTATTATTACAATATAA
- a CDS encoding response regulator SirA, with amino-acid sequence MDLRGSVCPVPEIKTKKAILSARRYEPIEVLVDHPGAIFYTLPEVARIFNCRYEVRNMGDYASFIFVCEKIDKSLEIRLEDVKNIMRDERELAKLYTYFDKIVKQIKVDKITADLLNVSDLLLIVASPEGRGWLFTALFDSNKLLGARFESDDIRLFDEQALYSVMGVEGIINIYYLTHDRSGDHAQSSKD; translated from the coding sequence TTGGATCTAAGGGGAAGTGTATGTCCGGTACCTGAGATAAAGACCAAAAAGGCAATATTGAGTGCTAGACGTTATGAACCTATTGAGGTCTTAGTAGATCATCCTGGGGCTATATTCTACACTCTACCTGAGGTCGCTAGGATCTTTAATTGTAGGTATGAAGTAAGAAATATGGGTGACTATGCCTCATTTATCTTCGTGTGTGAGAAAATAGATAAGAGTCTGGAGATCAGGCTAGAGGATGTAAAAAATATTATGAGAGACGAAAGAGAGTTAGCTAAGTTATACACTTATTTCGATAAGATCGTAAAGCAGATCAAAGTGGATAAGATAACCGCTGACCTCTTAAACGTAAGCGACCTATTATTGATTGTTGCCTCCCCTGAGGGTAGGGGTTGGTTATTTACGGCTCTCTTTGACAGTAATAAGTTATTGGGAGCTAGGTTTGAGAGTGATGACATTAGGTTGTTTGACGAGCAGGCGTTGTATTCAGTGATGGGTGTAGAGGGAATTATAAACATTTATTACTTAACCCATGATCGTTCAGGAGATCATGCCCAGTCATCAAAAGACTAA
- a CDS encoding peroxiredoxin has protein sequence MDDLYSFFMISGELEKIYMGFITAIGYASAGSKVYMFFTMDALKALTKESEKMALPNAKPLKFYIDSLIELGENDVEIVSCEFGMRVKGYRKEDLLPFVKISGVSEFALKSSESKAVLVF, from the coding sequence TTGGATGACCTGTATTCATTCTTCATGATATCAGGAGAGTTAGAGAAAATATATATGGGGTTTATAACAGCTATTGGGTATGCCTCCGCAGGTAGTAAAGTTTACATGTTCTTTACGATGGACGCACTGAAGGCGTTAACTAAGGAGTCTGAGAAAATGGCTTTGCCAAATGCCAAACCCCTTAAGTTCTACATAGACAGCTTAATTGAACTTGGGGAAAATGATGTGGAAATCGTTTCCTGTGAATTTGGAATGAGGGTTAAAGGGTATAGAAAAGAGGACTTATTGCCTTTCGTCAAAATAAGTGGGGTATCAGAGTTCGCGTTAAAGAGCTCAGAGTCCAAAGCTGTATTAGTCTTTTGA
- a CDS encoding transporter has protein sequence MELTPVFSYGWSTVFAVFAISGFILGWTAQRGNYCFVNAMTSIFTVKSYERFGALLILFGLSALGAGLLVSFGLIPASDQYYFNYFSGWYVVVGSVIFGFGAALAGGCNLSMLYRAASGYVQNWIELFGMMIGTYIFAIGIWPFQLYTMENGILSTTSGGYVEYVPYLLFHNISNTSVLAVTLMFSVPLIGIGLYLQRYTRSKWNNANSRFPTSLSGMKLFSNVQTPSIPSQKVKLSESARDMILMRKPYGENLSTVILALDMLLVFVVGAGYTFNYLVITSSDGGRFFEYLLMLANIHLFLNTPWFNDSLPIIDPSVLMVIMLCVGAFLASYLSGDFKIRVPREKKRLLIGFLGGVLVGIGVRMALGCNVGLMWTNFAQLGYDGILFLFGMLGGVYLAIKVQERL, from the coding sequence ATGGAACTGACACCAGTTTTTTCTTATGGTTGGTCAACTGTCTTCGCAGTATTCGCGATATCAGGTTTTATTCTGGGTTGGACTGCACAGAGGGGAAATTACTGTTTTGTAAACGCCATGACGTCAATATTCACAGTCAAAAGCTATGAAAGGTTCGGTGCGTTACTAATACTTTTCGGGCTGTCAGCGTTAGGGGCAGGTCTCCTAGTCAGCTTCGGGTTGATTCCGGCAAGTGACCAGTACTATTTCAACTACTTTTCAGGTTGGTATGTGGTAGTTGGCTCAGTAATCTTTGGATTTGGTGCAGCCCTAGCTGGTGGTTGCAATCTGTCTATGCTTTACAGGGCAGCATCTGGATATGTTCAGAACTGGATAGAGCTGTTTGGAATGATGATAGGCACTTACATTTTCGCTATAGGGATATGGCCATTTCAGCTCTACACCATGGAGAATGGTATACTTTCAACTACGTCAGGTGGATATGTTGAATACGTTCCCTACTTATTATTTCATAATATCTCAAACACCTCAGTGTTAGCTGTCACACTCATGTTTTCAGTTCCACTTATAGGAATAGGGTTATATCTTCAAAGATACACAAGATCCAAGTGGAACAACGCTAACAGTAGGTTTCCCACAAGTTTATCGGGAATGAAATTGTTCAGTAATGTCCAAACTCCATCTATTCCCTCACAGAAGGTCAAGCTTAGTGAGTCTGCAAGGGATATGATACTGATGAGGAAACCATATGGGGAGAACCTGTCAACAGTGATTCTAGCTTTAGACATGTTGCTGGTCTTCGTTGTGGGGGCGGGCTATACTTTCAACTACTTAGTGATTACTTCCTCTGACGGAGGTAGGTTCTTCGAGTACTTACTGATGTTGGCTAATATCCATCTCTTCTTAAACACACCATGGTTTAATGATTCTCTACCCATTATAGACCCAAGTGTACTAATGGTCATTATGCTGTGTGTAGGAGCTTTTCTAGCGTCTTATTTAAGCGGTGACTTTAAGATAAGGGTTCCCAGGGAGAAGAAGAGACTGCTAATAGGTTTTTTAGGAGGAGTACTCGTTGGGATTGGAGTGAGAATGGCTTTAGGGTGCAATGTTGGGCTGATGTGGACGAATTTCGCTCAATTAGGCTATGATGGAATACTGTTTCTTTTTGGAATGTTGGGAGGTGTTTATTTAGCCATAAAGGTACAGGAGAGGTTATGA
- a CDS encoding response regulator SirA has translation MSEELKSRQPDETLDVRGESCPVPEMMASKKLKKMKRGQILEVLTDHQPAVDVTLPSLCKSHGYPYTVIKEGDIYKVRILKVD, from the coding sequence ATGAGTGAAGAACTAAAGTCCAGACAACCTGATGAGACTCTAGACGTGAGGGGAGAGTCATGCCCCGTACCGGAAATGATGGCAAGTAAGAAATTGAAAAAGATGAAACGTGGGCAAATTCTTGAAGTTTTGACAGATCATCAGCCAGCTGTAGATGTGACACTACCCTCATTATGCAAGTCTCATGGCTATCCTTATACTGTAATAAAGGAAGGTGACATATACAAGGTCAGGATATTGAAGGTGGATTAA
- a CDS encoding nickel transporter — MQNKNTPFPKLVLFFISELTITAVLFIWLETLSSFFNSSVVFRGSSTTLFALGFLAYVFGLRHAVDADHLAAIDNATRKLVQENKPSTFTGLFFSLGHSTIVIVLSLVIMLSSRLLDNISSIQGVSSTLGTLISGFFLYIIGFLNFLVLLEIYGIFKQVKSGRLDEGKLNEVLLRRGFMNRFFGKLFRIVDSQYHLYVIGFLFGLGFDTATETALLAISASSAVLFSKVPLWYLLVYPLLFTAGMTLVDTTDGLFMNGAYKWAFLGNPLRKVWYNLSMTLISIIVAFLVGTLEILGLLQSEFNFSGPFWSLIGTINSDVWWENVGIIIIGSFALAWIFSYVLFKVKIQRYEYRSG, encoded by the coding sequence ATGCAAAACAAAAACACCCCCTTCCCGAAACTGGTTCTCTTCTTCATTTCAGAACTCACCATAACTGCTGTACTCTTCATATGGCTTGAGACACTATCCTCGTTTTTTAACAGTAGCGTAGTCTTCAGAGGTTCCTCGACCACCTTATTTGCCCTAGGGTTCTTAGCTTACGTGTTTGGTCTAAGACACGCAGTTGATGCAGACCACTTGGCAGCTATTGACAACGCAACAAGGAAACTAGTGCAAGAGAACAAACCCTCTACCTTTACAGGTCTATTCTTCTCGTTGGGACACTCAACGATAGTTATTGTCTTGTCCCTCGTGATCATGCTGTCTAGTAGGCTGTTGGACAACATAAGCTCTATTCAAGGCGTTAGCTCCACCCTTGGCACCTTGATAAGCGGATTTTTCCTGTACATCATAGGTTTTCTTAACTTTCTGGTTCTCCTAGAGATTTACGGTATCTTTAAACAGGTAAAAAGCGGTAGATTAGATGAGGGAAAATTGAACGAGGTCTTACTTAGAAGAGGGTTCATGAACAGATTTTTCGGCAAACTATTTAGGATTGTGGACAGCCAATACCACCTCTATGTGATAGGTTTCCTATTCGGTTTAGGCTTTGACACAGCCACAGAGACAGCTCTACTGGCGATAAGTGCCAGCTCTGCAGTACTTTTCTCTAAGGTACCTCTGTGGTACCTCTTAGTTTATCCCCTCCTCTTCACTGCTGGAATGACACTTGTGGACACTACAGATGGGCTCTTCATGAACGGTGCTTATAAGTGGGCTTTCCTAGGAAACCCCCTACGGAAGGTGTGGTATAACCTGAGTATGACCCTTATCTCTATCATTGTAGCCTTTCTGGTGGGTACACTGGAGATACTTGGACTACTACAGTCAGAATTTAACTTCAGCGGACCTTTCTGGAGTCTAATAGGCACAATCAATTCCGACGTCTGGTGGGAAAATGTGGGAATAATAATAATTGGGTCATTCGCACTAGCCTGGATATTCTCATACGTTCTCTTTAAAGTTAAGATACAGAGATATGAGTATAGATCAGGTTAG
- a CDS encoding ATPase yields the protein MLFDPTPKDNREDFFDRDKEIDRVKSLSSPITLVLGLRRTGKSSIIKIALNELDSPSIYIDLRKFEVMAYISYKDLLLQLEREVRKLTRKFPSLVDFLKGVKGVNIAGNEIRFNWGVKNRLNFSELLETLNDWAKDRVIIAFDEAQDLINLRGVNLLYSLAYAFDNLQKVRIIMSGSEMRLLYRFLGIENPKSPLFGRAMNEVELRPFDHEESIEFLRRGFEEVNVEFRDYERVYEELGGIPGWLTYFGYYFVQTRNLEESMERTLTRAKELIIEEFNNFLSKRIIAKERYRVIMKRIASGCSRWSEIKTAVEIYEGREISDSEIYNYLNNLMDSWWIIKDEEKNEYCPSEKLIGRVFRS from the coding sequence TTGCTGTTCGACCCAACACCGAAGGACAACAGGGAAGACTTCTTCGACAGAGACAAGGAAATAGACAGGGTTAAATCCCTCTCCTCACCCATTACATTAGTTCTAGGACTCAGGAGAACAGGTAAATCCTCTATCATAAAGATAGCACTTAACGAGTTAGACTCACCAAGTATATACATAGACCTGAGGAAGTTTGAGGTCATGGCATATATCTCCTATAAAGACCTCTTACTTCAGTTGGAGAGAGAAGTGAGGAAACTCACAAGGAAGTTCCCTTCCCTGGTGGACTTCTTAAAGGGGGTCAAAGGTGTCAACATTGCTGGAAACGAGATAAGGTTTAACTGGGGGGTAAAAAATAGGTTAAACTTCAGTGAATTGTTGGAGACACTAAATGACTGGGCAAAGGACAGGGTCATAATAGCCTTTGACGAAGCCCAGGACCTGATAAACCTCAGAGGAGTGAACCTACTCTACTCATTAGCTTATGCATTTGATAACCTACAAAAGGTGAGGATAATCATGAGCGGAAGCGAGATGAGGTTGCTCTACAGGTTTTTGGGAATCGAAAATCCAAAATCACCGCTCTTTGGGAGGGCAATGAACGAGGTAGAGCTGAGACCATTTGACCACGAGGAGAGCATTGAGTTCTTAAGGAGAGGTTTTGAGGAGGTCAATGTGGAGTTTAGGGACTATGAAAGGGTGTATGAAGAGCTGGGAGGAATTCCAGGGTGGTTAACGTATTTTGGCTACTACTTCGTCCAGACAAGGAACTTAGAGGAAAGTATGGAGAGAACGCTTACGAGGGCTAAAGAGTTAATAATAGAGGAGTTCAACAATTTCCTCTCTAAGAGGATAATAGCTAAGGAGAGGTATAGGGTAATAATGAAGAGAATAGCAAGTGGTTGTAGTAGATGGAGTGAGATAAAGACCGCTGTGGAGATCTATGAGGGCAGAGAGATAAGCGACTCAGAGATCTACAACTATCTTAACAACCTGATGGACTCATGGTGGATAATAAAGGACGAGGAGAAAAATGAATATTGTCCTTCTGAAAAACTTATAGGGAGAGTATTTAGGTCTTGA
- a CDS encoding thymidylate kinase has protein sequence MEKGRIIAIEGIMSSGKTTHVQSLRDYLEDRGYVVATIGIQSSKLMADAIASVKRDIVFQRRTLFLAYVTDLADQTENLVKPSLDSGFIVIADGYVLTLEAWALTRRLEREWVEGVLSVLPKASLSISLISPPTEIMRRMIKRKGFLDPLSESVDLNVKEDTFLAYRKYVKEFQSRLKSISPNVLVTKNNVNEVNREIERLVREELKIDT, from the coding sequence ATGGAGAAGGGAAGGATTATAGCCATAGAGGGTATAATGAGTTCAGGTAAGACCACTCACGTCCAGAGCTTAAGGGACTACCTAGAGGACAGGGGATATGTGGTGGCAACCATAGGTATACAGTCGTCAAAGCTGATGGCAGACGCTATTGCAAGTGTTAAGAGGGACATTGTCTTCCAGAGAAGGACACTGTTCTTAGCCTATGTAACTGACCTAGCAGACCAGACTGAGAATTTAGTGAAGCCCTCACTGGACTCAGGTTTTATTGTTATAGCTGATGGTTATGTCCTGACACTGGAGGCTTGGGCTCTGACCAGGAGACTGGAGAGGGAGTGGGTCGAGGGAGTACTCTCAGTACTGCCTAAGGCATCCCTCTCAATTTCATTGATATCGCCCCCCACAGAGATAATGAGGAGGATGATAAAGAGGAAGGGGTTTCTTGACCCGCTGAGTGAGAGCGTTGACCTGAACGTGAAAGAAGACACCTTTTTGGCGTACAGGAAGTATGTGAAGGAGTTTCAGAGTCGCTTGAAGTCGATTTCCCCAAATGTCCTAGTTACTAAAAACAACGTGAACGAAGTGAATAGAGAGATAGAGAGGTTAGTGAGGGAGGAGCTAAAAATTGACACCTGA
- a CDS encoding thymidylate kinase, translated as MKGILIAFEGIDGSGKSSQASLLKSWLSKRRYTFITEWNSSEWIHDIIKEAKKKNLLTPLTFSLIHATDFADRYEKYILPMLKCGFIVIADRYIYTAYARDSVRGVDIEWVKKLYSFAVKPDITFYIRVPSEVALKRLKSSRRQIKPTEAGADVFPNLTPEEGFIKYQSSIIEVYDRIAEENNFVVVDGTKDPRQVQSEIRGKVMELWRREGL; from the coding sequence ATGAAGGGGATTCTCATAGCCTTTGAGGGGATAGACGGTTCGGGTAAGTCAAGTCAGGCTTCTCTGCTCAAGAGCTGGTTGTCAAAGAGGAGGTACACTTTCATAACAGAGTGGAACTCATCTGAGTGGATACACGACATCATAAAGGAGGCTAAGAAGAAGAACCTATTGACCCCACTGACCTTTAGCCTGATCCACGCAACTGACTTTGCCGACAGGTATGAGAAGTACATTTTACCCATGTTAAAGTGTGGGTTCATTGTAATAGCCGACAGGTACATATACACTGCCTATGCAAGGGACAGTGTGAGGGGGGTTGACATTGAGTGGGTTAAGAAGCTCTACTCCTTTGCTGTTAAGCCGGACATCACTTTTTACATAAGGGTTCCGTCTGAGGTAGCACTGAAGAGGTTGAAGAGCTCAAGGAGACAGATCAAGCCAACAGAGGCTGGGGCTGATGTATTCCCTAACCTCACCCCTGAGGAGGGTTTCATAAAGTACCAGTCGTCTATCATAGAGGTCTACGACAGGATAGCTGAGGAGAACAACTTTGTTGTAGTTGACGGCACAAAGGATCCGAGACAAGTACAGAGTGAGATTAGGGGGAAGGTGATGGAGTTATGGAGAAGGGAAGGATTATAG
- a CDS encoding exopolyphosphatase, protein MRYAVIDTGYNSTRLCIYDLFPNQTFRILGSQKLFLRLGEGVKEGSPISPDRVNEAEKVFKSFRAILNKMGIRDVKLVGTSAFRYASNGNQVAELLSEIIGVKMRVLTGEEEGEMSAVGVLNTLPVDSGAMFDLGGGSLEVVYFDSRQVKEVYHFDLGALKLARELKDESELRKRIRSELSVLKPIKGVLVGSGGNIRAIAKMDARVSAFPLKSIHGYVIKTKQIGKYSKVLMNLDPEERENLPGISKERSYTVHTASVVIEELGNALDSPTIMISSFGLREGVLMERVFDNPRERWLESIAYWFNVDPPWELYNYFSDQYMKVASYISGIMRMTGFLDPYEMCHKFTKYAVVPGFTASEMVMVSLLCKASTGELKKKSLGSLKSVTNKSEVLKKGKEIRRVVESSVAGVL, encoded by the coding sequence ATGCGATATGCGGTAATAGACACAGGTTATAACTCCACAAGATTGTGTATTTACGACCTTTTCCCAAACCAGACTTTCAGGATTTTAGGCTCCCAGAAGTTGTTCTTGAGGCTGGGAGAGGGGGTAAAGGAGGGCTCCCCCATTTCTCCTGACAGGGTAAACGAAGCTGAGAAAGTCTTCAAGTCATTTAGGGCAATACTTAACAAGATGGGTATAAGGGACGTGAAACTAGTTGGGACAAGTGCTTTCAGGTATGCATCCAACGGCAACCAGGTTGCTGAACTACTGTCAGAGATTATTGGGGTTAAGATGAGAGTCCTCACAGGGGAAGAAGAGGGGGAGATGTCTGCCGTAGGTGTGCTGAATACTCTCCCTGTGGACTCAGGGGCAATGTTTGACCTTGGAGGAGGGTCACTTGAAGTGGTCTACTTTGACTCTAGGCAGGTGAAGGAGGTTTACCACTTTGACCTTGGGGCACTGAAATTAGCTAGAGAGCTGAAGGACGAGAGTGAGCTTAGAAAGAGGATAAGGAGTGAGCTCTCAGTGTTAAAACCCATAAAGGGAGTACTGGTCGGCTCAGGGGGGAATATAAGGGCAATAGCGAAAATGGACGCCAGAGTATCAGCCTTTCCACTTAAGTCAATCCACGGTTATGTAATAAAGACAAAACAGATAGGTAAGTACTCTAAGGTGTTAATGAACCTTGACCCAGAGGAGAGGGAGAACTTACCTGGGATAAGTAAAGAGAGGTCATACACAGTACACACAGCCTCAGTTGTTATTGAGGAGTTAGGGAACGCGTTAGACAGTCCAACGATCATGATCTCATCCTTTGGTCTGAGAGAAGGTGTCCTGATGGAGAGAGTCTTTGACAACCCCAGGGAGAGGTGGTTAGAGTCAATAGCTTACTGGTTTAATGTGGATCCGCCCTGGGAGTTATACAACTACTTCTCTGACCAGTATATGAAGGTGGCGTCATATATATCAGGTATAATGAGGATGACAGGGTTTTTAGATCCATATGAAATGTGCCACAAATTCACCAAATACGCTGTGGTACCTGGGTTTACGGCAAGTGAAATGGTCATGGTGTCCCTCTTGTGTAAAGCCTCTACTGGGGAGTTGAAGAAAAAGAGTTTAGGCTCACTGAAGAGTGTCACAAACAAGTCTGAAGTCCTGAAGAAGGGGAAGGAGATAAGGAGGGTAGTAGAGTCGTCAGTGGCTGGTGTGCTATGA
- a CDS encoding phosphohistidine phosphatase, with amino-acid sequence MINLIIVRHGEAEPQVDGTDDKDRKLIKKGIKQMKRVASLLDQMDYTIDRYLTSTLMRAYQSAEVILDELGEDQGKIETLNELNPDRDPIEFINRLKDLDNISILIVGHEPFLSHLIKSLCGGNVEMKKGALAVVEYDSKEGKGQLKLLLNQKVMKLM; translated from the coding sequence ATGATAAATTTAATCATAGTTAGACACGGGGAGGCTGAGCCCCAGGTGGACGGTACTGATGACAAGGACAGGAAACTCATAAAGAAAGGTATAAAGCAGATGAAGAGAGTCGCGTCATTACTTGACCAGATGGACTACACAATCGACAGGTATCTGACCAGTACGTTAATGAGGGCTTATCAGAGTGCTGAAGTCATATTAGACGAGTTGGGTGAGGACCAGGGCAAGATAGAGACCCTTAATGAGCTCAACCCTGACAGGGACCCGATTGAGTTCATAAACAGACTCAAAGACCTGGACAACATAAGTATCCTCATTGTGGGGCATGAGCCTTTTCTCTCCCACTTGATAAAGAGCCTATGTGGGGGTAATGTGGAGATGAAGAAGGGTGCCCTTGCCGTTGTGGAGTATGACTCCAAGGAGGGTAAAGGGCAGTTGAAGTTACTACTTAACCAGAAGGTAATGAAGTTGATGTGA
- a CDS encoding decarboxylase UbiD: MNIRDFIEKVRELGLLREVKGASWDLEIGAITDLNAKRRKFTLLFDEIKDYPKGYRVLTGALLDYRRVSLALNLSANSDIDLVKKLRERLAYASKEYMNYSPREMSDSPLLENVDVGEKVDLFKFPSPKWHEHDGGRYIGTADAVITKDPESEWVNVGAYRVMLVDKNRVAIFIDSPHHGRIHMEKYLKQGKKCPIVISFSPPLDLFIFSGMEVPQSVSEYNFSGAVSGKRVEILRGEDTGLPIPAESEIAIEGYITGELTDEGPFGEFMGYYAGGRMKNPVIEVKRVYYRNDPILLGTTPGIPPYDYSYFRCPMRSAMIWDMLERIGIRDIKGVWAHEVGFSRALVVVAIKQAFAGHQTMLGHILATSPLTSYGGRYVIVVDEDIDPSDLNQVVWALCTRTDPANSIEVVRNVPSTPLDPMAERKENVKEYVSSRAIIYATKPFNKSFPLEIKVSEDLVQKIKENWSEIFQ, translated from the coding sequence ATGAATATACGAGATTTTATTGAGAAAGTGAGGGAACTAGGTCTCCTCAGAGAGGTGAAAGGTGCAAGTTGGGACTTAGAGATAGGAGCCATTACTGACTTAAACGCTAAGAGGAGGAAATTCACCCTACTCTTTGACGAAATTAAGGACTACCCTAAGGGTTACAGGGTTCTCACAGGTGCATTACTGGACTACAGGAGGGTGAGCTTAGCCCTGAATCTTTCAGCCAATAGTGATATAGACCTGGTCAAGAAGTTGAGGGAGAGGCTGGCTTATGCATCAAAGGAGTACATGAACTACTCTCCGAGAGAGATGAGCGACTCCCCCTTGTTGGAGAACGTTGACGTTGGCGAAAAGGTTGACCTATTTAAATTCCCTTCCCCTAAATGGCATGAGCATGACGGTGGAAGATACATAGGCACAGCTGATGCTGTTATAACAAAGGACCCTGAGTCAGAGTGGGTAAATGTTGGGGCTTATAGAGTCATGTTAGTGGATAAGAATAGAGTAGCCATTTTCATTGACTCTCCTCACCATGGTAGGATACACATGGAGAAATATCTTAAACAGGGAAAGAAGTGTCCCATAGTCATCTCTTTCTCTCCACCCCTTGACCTCTTCATCTTCTCGGGAATGGAAGTGCCCCAGAGTGTGTCTGAATATAATTTCTCAGGTGCTGTATCGGGAAAGAGGGTTGAGATCTTGAGAGGAGAAGATACAGGATTACCTATCCCTGCAGAGAGCGAGATTGCAATAGAGGGGTACATTACGGGAGAGTTAACTGATGAGGGACCTTTTGGAGAGTTCATGGGATACTACGCTGGGGGAAGGATGAAGAACCCAGTCATTGAGGTAAAGAGGGTTTATTACAGGAACGACCCAATACTCCTGGGTACTACTCCAGGTATTCCACCCTATGATTACTCTTACTTCAGATGTCCGATGAGATCTGCAATGATCTGGGATATGTTGGAGAGAATTGGGATTAGGGATATAAAGGGAGTTTGGGCACACGAGGTGGGATTCTCCAGGGCTCTGGTGGTTGTGGCAATAAAACAGGCGTTTGCTGGTCATCAGACCATGTTAGGGCATATACTAGCTACGAGTCCGCTAACTTCCTACGGGGGGAGGTATGTTATAGTGGTGGATGAAGACATAGACCCCTCAGACTTAAATCAGGTGGTTTGGGCTCTGTGCACCAGAACTGATCCCGCTAACTCAATCGAGGTTGTAAGGAATGTACCAAGTACACCTCTGGACCCAATGGCTGAGAGAAAAGAGAATGTAAAAGAGTACGTCTCTTCCAGGGCAATAATATATGCAACTAAACCTTTCAACAAAAGTTTTCCTCTAGAGATTAAGGTGAGTGAAGACCTAGTGCAGAAGATAAAGGAGAACTGGAGTGAAATTTTTCAATGA